A stretch of Octopus bimaculoides isolate UCB-OBI-ISO-001 chromosome 23, ASM119413v2, whole genome shotgun sequence DNA encodes these proteins:
- the LOC106879717 gene encoding cilia- and flagella-associated protein 57, whose translation MVIATASVKHIFGLNSDVAGNLCYQDEQKVVYTCGSFYVVYNIDQKSQKCIVASETGLGISSFVISSNRRYIAIAEVGDDKGPVLSIHDIHANRKRKTLMATSSDQIVQATEYKSLAFSPDSKYLAAHTGGPDWVLQYWAWEKSKLLTFIRTVNPQSKPTIYQVCFNPQDNTHIGVIGNGVLRSFRYSEGNLKPFNFPKIEPQNFTSFTWISDERLLVGTDKGKVLVIESGESKAEFNPLSDVFLESRSKDSQSKELVRYITKDEFKDQSTEVSAIVAYSKGFACACGVGTVHLFERSEEKELYKKTREVLIPVDNSVTLPNSSTYKQIITCMTISPSEETLVVSSNTNQIYSIALSSTDLRPGGQRLLNFELLAQSFHSNVVTGLDICARKPIAVTSSLDRSIRIWNFETCSQELFKEFSEEICSVALHPSGLYILVGFTDKLKLMNILIDDIKQFQEFPCKNCRECAFSNGGHLFAAVNGNVIQIYSTVTFELIINLKGHNKLVNSVVWSPDDSKLVSCGGDGAVYEWEPLTGKRVGENVLKTCVYSTVSISPDGKTVYAVGNDNKLKEISDSQVFHQVEAGDVTLTSVSLSHTGRMLFAGTSNGCLWSLKFPLGASGEWQEYKGHRSKITRMRVTFDDQYLVSVSEDSTVMVWQIQDKDSRGIKRDKDSLRCVYADEILITKSDLEEKNAIMSELRTRVNELGMENEYQLRLKDMNYNEKIKELTDKFIQEMESLKTKNQVLKTERDKQEAKHEEQLTEIMQKHAKELQDLESANNQKLMLEYEKYQELQTKLMKMQEENEHRLQEMDESKKNALNEMEEKFESKRLEMVSKLHQSQEENRRRQKEEELTRKMMEEDADIEILNIKTDLERELRREKDSNIKLKSESGILKQKFSTLQKDIDEHKEASRKYQDEINKLNTVIRNLEKDILGLKKEILERDETIQDKEKRIYDLKKKNQELEKFKFVLDYKIKELKKQIEPREDEIKRMCSQIQEMESELEQSRKSNISLELKITDLKQKHNATSKALYQKGQLVKDTEALVMRFKTDLHRCVIYIQEPKCLKESIKCLYRKYVQDDITETVSVDADIQKEEHRQREHLNHTVTSLKRKLVTDSKIHRKENVKIMQENVTLIKDINDLQLELKSCRTKIHDLEAALGMHSKSFKKSASKNDWRKDPVELLAAMANKSPSAIQQSELMECKRMLEIQRDEIKRLRQELETRPLSSGTPKLPPVLKANDEDEAVIKSDSSLDHNN comes from the coding sequence ATGGTTATTGCCACAGCCTCTGTGAAACATATTTTCGGTCTGAATTCGGATGTTGCTGGGAACCTGTGTTACCAAGATGAACAAAAAGTTGTTTATACATGTGGCTCATTCTACGTGGTATATAATATCGACCAGAAATCGCAGAAATGTATTGTGGCATCAGAAACGGGTCTTGGAATCTCTTCTTTTGTCATCAGTTCCAACCGAAGATATATAGCCATTGCCGAAGTAGGGGATGACAAAGGACCTGTTTTATCGATTCATGACATCCAtgctaacagaaaaagaaaaactttaatgGCCACTTCAAGCGATCAAATTGTCCAGGCCACGGAATATAAAAGTCTCGCTTTTTCGCCTGATTCTAAATATCTCGCCGCTCATACGGGTGGGCCCGATTGGGTTTTACAATACTGGGCATGGGAAAAATCAAAACTTTTGACCTTTATACGTACAGTTAACCCTCAATCCAAACCGACTATTTATCAAGTGTGTTTTAATCCACAAGATAACACCCATATCGGCGTGATTGGTAACGGCGTATTGAGGAGTTTCCGCTATTCAGAAGGTAATCTGAAGCCGTTTAATTTCCCTAAAATCGAGCCCCAAAATTTCACCAGTTTCACATGGATATCAGATGAACGTTTACTTGTCGGTACTGATAAAGGAAAGGTCCTCGTGATTGAATCGGGCGAGTCCAAAGCAGAATTCAACCCGCTCAGTGACGTATTTTTAGAATCACGATCTAAAGATTCTCAATCGAAAGAATTAGTTCGTTACATTACTAAAGACGAATTCAAAGACCAGTCAACAGAGGTGTCGGCTATCGTGGCCTATTCAAAAGGGTTCGCTTGTGCATGTGGTGTGGGCACCGTTCATTTGTTCGAACGTTCAGAAGAAAAAGAACTTTACAAAAAGACCCGAGAAGTGCTGATTCCGGTAGATAACAGCGTTACTTTACCTAACAGCAGTACCTACAAGCAAATAATAACTTGTATGACGATCAGTCCATCAGAAGAAACCTTAGTGGTTAGCAGTAACACCAACCAGATTTACAGCATCGCTTTATCATCAACTGATCTGAGGCCCGGGGGTCAGAGGTTACTGAATTTCGAGCTTCTAGCTCAAAGTTTCCACTCGAATGTTGTCACTGGTCTTGATATTTGTGCACGCAAACCAATTGCTGTTACATCTTCACTCGATCGCAGTATCCGTATTTGGAACTTCGAAACTTGCTCGCAGGAATTATTCAAAGAGTTTTCAGAAGAGATATGCAGCGTTGCTCTTCATCCATCTGGTCTGTATATCTTAGTGGGTTTCACCGATAAACTTAAACTCATGAATATTCTTATTGACGACATCAAACAATTTCAGGAGTTTCCATGTAAGAACTGCCGCGAATGTGCTTTTAGCAATGGCGGACATCTTTTCGCGGCAGTCAACGGTAATGTAATCCAGATTTATTCGactgtgacatttgaactcattaTCAACCTTAAAGGTCACAATAAACTAGTAAATTCCGTTGTTTGGAGCCCCGATGACAGTAAATTAGTTTCGTGCGGGGGAGACGGAGCTGTATATGAATGGGAACCTCTTACAGGAAAACGAGTCGGTGAGAATGTTCTGAAAACATGCGTTTATAGCACCGTGTCAATATCGCCTGATGGTAAAACCGTCTATGCAGTCGGcaatgataataaattaaaagaaataagcgATTCGCAGGTTTTTCACCAAGTCGAAGCAGGTGATGTGACTTTGACAagtgtctctctttcacacactggTCGAATGCTGTTTGCTGGAACCAGCAATGGTTGTTTATGGAGTCTGAAGTTTCCGCTTGGGGCGAGTGGAGAATGGCAAGAGTACAAAGGCCACAGGAGTAAAATAACGCGAATGAGAGTCACTTTCGATGACCAATATCTTGTCAGTGTATCGGAAGATTCCACTGTAATGGTTTGGCAAATCCAAGATAAAGACAGCCGTGGCATCAAACGTGATAAGGATTCTCTGCGATGCGTTTACGCAGACGAGATTCTTATAACAAAAAGTGATctggaagaaaaaaatgctatcaTGTCGGAATTGAGAACCAGAGTAAACGAATTGGGAATGGAAAATGAGTATCAACTAAGACTAAAAGACATGAATTACAATGAGAAAATCAAAGAACTCACCGATAAGTTCATTCAGGAAATGGAATCGCTGAAAACTAAAAATCAAGTTCTGAAAACTGAGCGAGATAAACAGGAAGCGAAACACGAAGAACAATTAACAGAAATTATGCAAAAACACGCCAAAGAGCTTCAAGATTTGGAGTCTGCAAATAACCAAAAATTAATGCTGGAATATGAAAAGTACCAAGAACTCCAAACAAAACTGATGAAAATGCAAGAGGAAAATGAACACCGCTTGCAAGAAATGGACGAATCGAAGAAAAATGCTTtaaatgaaatggaagaaaaatttgaaagtaaaCGTCTTGAAATGGTTTCAAAACTGCATCAGTCCCAGGAGGAAAATCGCCgtagacagaaagaagaagaactCACGAGAAAAATGATGGAAGAAGATGCAGATATAGAAATcttaaacataaaaacagatttgGAAAGGGAGTTGCGTCGGGAAAAGGATTCTAATATAAAGTTGAAAAGTGAGAGCGGGATTCTGAAGCAGAAGTTTTCCACATTGCAGAAGGACATCGACGAACACAAAGAAGCCAGTCGCAAATATCAAGACGAAATCAATAAATTGAATACGGTTATTCGTAATTTAGAGAAAGACattttaggtttaaaaaaagagatcTTAGAGAGAGACGAAACCATACAAGACAAAGAGAAACGTATTTATGACCTGAAGAAGAAGAACCAGGAACTTGAAAAATTCAAATTCGTTCTCGATTATAagataaaagaattgaaaaagcAAATCGAACCCCGAGAGGACGAAATTAAACGAATGTGCTCTCAAATCCAAGAGATGGAGAGTGAATTGGAACAATCTCGAAAGTCTAACATCAGTTTGGAGTTGAAGATAACTGACTTGAAACAGAAACACAACGCCACTTCAAAGGCTCTCTATCAAAAGGGACAACTGGTAAAAGATACCGAAGCTCTGGTGATGCGTTTCAAAACAGATTTACATCGCTGCGTCATTTATATTCAGGAACCGAAGTGTCTGAAGGAAAGCATCAAATGTTTGTACCGGAAATATGTACAGGACGACATCACGGAAACGGTCAGTGTGGACGCTGACATACAAAAAGAGGAACATCGCCAACGAGAGCATTTGAATCATACGGTGACATCTCTGAAGAGAAAGCTTGTCACTGATTCCAAAATACACCGAAAGGAGAATGTAAAGATCATGCAAGAGAATGTGACACTTATCAAAGACATAAACGATCTACAATTAGAACTGAAGTCGTGCCGCACCAAAATACACGATCTTGAAGCGGCCCTCGGTATGCACAGTAAGTCATTTAAGAAAAGCGCGAGCAAGAACGATTGGAGAAAGGACCCAGTCGAACTGCTAGCTGCTATGGCTAATAAATCTCCCAGCGCCATTCAGCAGAGTGAATTGATGGAATGCAAGCGGATGCTGGAAATTCAAAGAGACGAGATCAAACGCTTACGTCAAGAATTGGAGACACGGCCGCTGTCGTCGGGGACTCCGAAGTTGCCACCCGTCTTAAAGGCTAACGACGAAGATGAGGCAGTGATAAAGAGCGATAGTTCTCTCGACCATAACAACTGA